Proteins encoded together in one Musa acuminata AAA Group cultivar baxijiao chromosome BXJ3-6, Cavendish_Baxijiao_AAA, whole genome shotgun sequence window:
- the LOC103990050 gene encoding uncharacterized protein LOC103990050, translating to MVSSLLLRPPPPSAAFLRHVATTSPGPLLWRPVGVPTRGSLLRESKWLPLLQSGEKRRRLSNTITNSVTACFYNANDKLKPASSGDDEDSEVEWSVLRRWDVPWSWQTVSLTMMACGVSFVLTGLVESSLLPYLGFQDRELSLDDKAEILFAGQFSVTAVVLGVIYGITNTFQPLPDDVFRYDLKEPFDLRDGWLLWAGVGLLGALIAIALTGFALNIFSGENPQRETDALIRLLPLIGSSGISTACLLGITGVLAPVLEETIFRGFLMVSLTKYLPTPISVIISAAIFAIAHLTPGEFPQLFVLGTALGFSYAQTHNLLTPITIHALWNSGVILLLTFLQVQGYDIRELLQAS from the exons ATGGTTTCATCGCTCCTCCTCCGCCCACCTCCACCCTCGGCAGCGTTCCTGAGGCACGTTGCTACGACAAGCCCTGGGCCGCTCCTCTGGAGACCGGTAGGCGTTCCCACTCGCGGCTCCCTCCTTCGCGAGTCCAAATGGCTGCCGTTGCTTCAGAGCGGCGAGAAGAGGAGGCGTCTCTCCAATACCATCACCAACTCCGTCACCGCCTGCTTTTATAACGCCAATGACAAGCTCAAACCCGCCTCGTCCGGTGATGACGAG GATTCAGAGGTGGAATGGTCTGTCCTTCGGCGATGGGATGTGCCATGGAGTTGGCAAACTGTTTCACTTACTATGATGGCATGTGGAGTAAG TTTTGTTCTTACAGGGTTGGTGGAGTCATCACTTTTGCCGTATCTAGGCTTCCAAGACAGGGAACTGAGTTTAGATGACAAAGCAGAAATACTTTTTGCTGGCCAATT ttctgtaACAGCAGTTGTGCTGGGAGTGATCTATGGCATCACCAACACCTTTCAGCCACTTCCAGATGATGTGTTTCGCTATG ATTTGAAGGAACCATTTGATCTACGGGATGGTTGGCTTCTTTGGGCAGGAGTTGGTCTCCTGGGTGCATTAATTGCTATTGCACTAACAGGATTTGCCTTGAACATCTTTAGTGGTGAAAATCCACAAAGAGAG ACTGATGCTTTAATTCGATTGTTGCCATTGATTGGTTCTTCAGGTATCAG CACTGCTTGTCTACTGGGCATTACTGGTGTTTTAGCCCCAGTTCTTGAGGAGACCATCTTCCGTGGATTTCTCATGGTGTCTCTAACTAAATA CTTGCCAACACCAATTTCTGTGATTATAAGTGCAGCCATATTCGCAATTGCTCATCTCACTCCTGGAGAATTTCCACAGCTGTTTGTCCTAG GGACTGCTTTAGGATTTTCATATGCTCAAACTCATAATCTTCTAACACCAATCACCATACATGCACTCTGGAACTCGGGGGTGATTTTATTGCTCACCTTTCTTCAG GTTCAAGGATACGATATCAGGGAGCTTCTACAAGCATCTTGA
- the LOC135641064 gene encoding amino acid transporter AVT1I-like: MTDPNEQFVVVIKEDDAADLRKSLLQTHSDDGFLSSRTSDTKHGTSFARTCLNLSNAISGIGVLSLPYALSLGGWLSLAIFVLVSSICYYTGLLIQRCLDADPCIKTYPDIGEYAFGRKGKLVISIFMYLELYLVAVGFLIMEGDNLDKLFPGVCLKFASVSVQGKQLFILLSALVILPTTWPRNLGILAYVSAGGVLASAVLLGSLLWAGIVDTGFHEKGRILDLNGLPTAMGLFFMCFTCHAVFPTISSSMRDSTRFPKVVSISFVLCTINYALMAILGYLMYGEKLESQVTLNLPAGEPYTRIAIYTTLINPITKFALAMSPISGAIEQQLALCRGRMPGKMPSLLIRTLLLCGTVVIALAIPFFAYLMAFVGSFLSVVVSVLFPCVCYLKIHGVSQVRRLELVNILGIVVVGSLVAVIGTYSSLRDIICNR, translated from the exons ATGACAGACCCCAACGAACAATTCGTAGTGGTCATTAAAGAAGATGATGCTGCCGACCTTAGGAAATCCCTCCTCCAAACTCACAGTGACGACGGATTTCTTTCGTCTAGAACAAGTGACACCAAACATGGCACTTCCTTCGCCAGGACTTGTCTCAATCTCAGCAATGCCATCTcag GAATTGGCGTGCTATCGTTGCCCTATGCGCTCTCTCTCGGAGGGTGGCTAAGCTTAGCGATTTTTGTCCTTGTTTCGAGTATTTGTTACTACACAGGCCTTCTCATTCAACGATGTCTGGATGCTGATCCGTGCATCAAAACCTATCCCGATATCGGAGAGTATGCTTTCGGGCGCAAAGGCAAGCTTGTCATCTCTATCTTCATGTATCTTGAGCTCTACCTCGTCGCAGTTGGGTTCCTGATCATGGAAGGTGACAACCTAGACAAGTTGTTTCCCGGCGTTTGTTTGAAGTTCGCGTCGGTAAGCGTGCAGGGGAAGCAGCTCTTCATCTTGTTGTCTGCACTGGTGATTCTTCCTACCACATGGCCACGGAACTTGGGCATTCTCGCCTATGTCTCCGCAGGAGGAGTGTTGGCATCGGCAGTTCTGCTCGGTTCCTTGCTCTGGGCAGGCATCGTTGACACCGGGTTTCACGAGAAGGGCAGAATTCTGGACCTGAATGGATTACCCACTGCTATGGGCTTGTTCTTCATGTGCTTCACTTGCCACGCAGTATTTCCTACCATAAGTTCTTCGATGAGAGACAGCACTCGGTTTCCCAAG GTAGTATCAATCTCGTTCGTCCTATGTACTATAAACTATGCTTTGATGGCAATTCTGGGATACCTAATGTATGGTGAGAAGCTGGAGTCCCAGGTGACACTCAATCTTCCTGCCGGGGAGCCCTACACGAGGATCGCAATCTATACGACACTGATAAATCCTATTACCAAGTTTGCGTTGGCAATGTCTCCAATCTCTGGGGCAATCGAACAACAGCTGGCACTTTGCCGAGGGAGAATGCCGGGGAAGATGCCTAGTCTCCTGATCCGAACTCTCTTACTCTGCGGCACGGTGGTCATAGCACTCGCCATTCCTTTCTTCGCGTACCTCATGGCTTTCGTTGGCTCCTTTCTGAGCGTGGTGGTCTCGGTGTTGTTCCCATGCGTATGCTACCTCAAGATTCATGGGGTCTCCCAAGTCCGGCGACTCGAGCTGGTAAATATTCTGGGAATCGTGGTTGTGGGATCTCTTGTTGCAGTAATTGGTACGTATTCGTCTCTGCGTGATATCATCTGCAACCGGTGA
- the LOC108953128 gene encoding protein LITTLE ZIPPER 3-like: MERLNTKLFWENCYIMKENERLRKKAQLLNQENQALLSELKQKLAKSNANSKINNITDLNACPTPKKTPNASKPRTTY, encoded by the coding sequence ATGGAGAGGCTCAACACCAAGCTGTTCTGGGAGAACTGTTACATAATGAAAGAGAACGAGAGGCTGAGGAAGAAGGCGCAGCTCCTGAACCAGGAGAACCAGGCACTCTTGTCCGAGCTGAAACAGAAGCTGGCCAAATCCAATGCCAACTCCAAGATCAATAACATCACAGACCTCAACGCGTGCCCGACTCCAAAAAAGACCCCCAACGCCAGCAAGCCTCGCACCACGTACTga
- the LOC135641483 gene encoding pentatricopeptide repeat-containing protein At2g36730-like → MDELRQIHARLHSSGFAGDKFLNSEMLRFCALSPRGDLSYASTLLLSAADTMLSSWNHVIRGYSQSDFPREATLVFLHMRRRGLRPDGFTFPFVLKACAKIMCLRLGRQVHADTLKNGVHPVVYVQNALMNLYGSCRRMDEVRRLFDGMSLRTVVSWNTVLSVYADNALPEESIDIFGQMRSCGFEPDQTTYAILLSAAAELGCLSFGRWLHGQLIGSKLVLNVQLGTALVNMYAKCGAVRYASRVFERMALKNVWTWSAMILGLALHGYASQAIELFDQMGNASVKPNYVTYLAVLCACSHAGLVNEGYRFFHEMVEEHRIDPTMAHYSAMVDVLGRKGCLHEAYHFIRSMPLEPDAVVWRTLLSACQLHVAKDVTGIGKDVKRILLELEPKRSGNYVMASNLYSEEGSWEEAAKVRRVMREEGLKKVPGASCIEVGGRICRFISGHESCINFEDICQILDGLKLNMKMPYSYPYGFY, encoded by the coding sequence ATGGACGAGCTCCGCCAAATCCACGCCCGCCTCCATTCCTCCGGCTTCGCCGGCGACAAGTTCCTCAACAGCGAGATGCTTCGCTTCTGCGCCCTCTCTCCGCGCGGGGACCTGTCCTATGCCAGCACGCTTCTCCTCTCTGCCGCTGACACCATGCTCTCCTCCTGGAACCATGTCATCCGCGGGTACAGCCAGAGCGACTTCCCGAGGGAAGCCACACTTGTATTTCTCCACATGCGACGCCGTGGGCTGAGACCCGACGGGTTCACCTTCCCCTTCGTGCTCAAAGCCTGCGCCAAGATCATGTGTCTTCGACTTGGAAGACAAGTCCACGCAGATACGCTAAAGAATGGCGTGCATCCCGTCGTTTACGTGCAGAACGCTCTGATGAACCTGTATGGCTCCTGCAGGCGGATGGATGAGGTGCGGAGGCTGTTTGATGGAATGTCTCTTAGAACGGTGGTCTCATGGAATACCGTCCTGTCTGTCTACGCTGACAACGCGCTGCCGGAGGAATCGATCGACATCTTTGGTCAGATGAGGAGTTGCGGATTTGAGCCGGATCAGACCACGTATGCAATCTTGCTCTCTGCAGCAGCTGAGCTTGGGTGCCTGAGCTTTGGAAGATGGCTTCATGGACAACTCATCGGAAGCAAATTGGTGCTCAATGTTCAGCTGGGAACCGCCCTAGTAAACATGTATGCAAAATGTGGAGCTGTAAGATATGCCAGCCGTGTCTTTGAGAGAATGGCGCTGAAGAATGTATGGACTTGGAGCGCTATGATTCTGGGACTCGCGCTGCATGGTTACGCTAGCCAAGCTATCGAGCTCTTCGATCAGATGGGGAATGCTTCGGTCAAACCAAATTATGTGACATATCTCGCTGTGCTCTGTGCTTGCAGCCATGCCGGCCTGGTCAACGAAGGCTACAGATTCTTCCATGAGATGGTGGAAGAACATCGGATTGATCCAACGATGGCACACTATAGTGCCATGGTTGATGTGCTCGGCCGCAAGGGATGTCTGCATGAAGCTTACCACTTCATACGAAGTATGCCATTAGAACCCGATGCAGTTGTCTGGAGGACGTTACTTAGCGCTTGTCAGTTGCATGTTGCTAAAGATGTGACAGGTATCGGGAAGGATGTGAAGAGGATATTACTAGAGTTGGAGCCCAAACGAAGTGGAAATTATGTAATGGCTTCCAACTTGTACTCGGAAGAGGGATCATGGGAGGAAGCAGCTAAGGTGAGAAGGGTGATGAGAGAAGAAGGTTTGAAGAAGGTGCCCGGGGCGAGCTGCATCGAAGTGGGTGGACGGATCTGTAGGTTCATTTCAGGGCATGAATCTTGCATCAATTTCGAGGATATCTGCCAGATATTAGATGGACTGAAGTTGAACATGAAAATGCCCTACTCTTATCCCTATGGATTCTATTGA